The Streptomonospora litoralis genome window below encodes:
- a CDS encoding (Fe-S)-binding protein — protein sequence MTDSETASGSREGSRSFDDLLADCVHCGFCLPTCPTYVLWGEETDSPRGRIHLMGQTREDDVLSEAAVNAFDNCLGCLACVSSCPSGVAYDALIESTRAEVEQEYRRPVSERVLRAAIFALFPYRRRLELMRSPLKAYQASGMANLVRRSGLLERISPTLATMERIAPPMTGSVPRLPEVVPARGRRRAVVGMLTGCVQGAFFPQVNTATARVLASEGCDVVIPREQGCCGALSSHTGRAAEAAGFARATVAAFTAAGVDVVVVNSAGCGGTMKHYGRLLEEAGADADEVRRAEQLSARVVDLAEYLASLVPRAKRHPLPVRAAYHDACHLSHGQQITAQPRELLRAIPELEVADLPNPEICCGSAGVYNLLRPQAASDLGERKSEDVRSTGADLLVAGNPGCSLQIASAMERAGTPISVAHTAQVLDASIRGLDAGALLGR from the coding sequence GTGACCGACAGCGAAACAGCCTCCGGCTCCCGCGAAGGCTCCCGCTCCTTCGACGACCTCCTCGCAGACTGCGTCCACTGCGGATTCTGCCTGCCGACCTGCCCCACCTATGTGCTGTGGGGCGAGGAGACGGACTCCCCGCGCGGACGCATCCACCTGATGGGCCAGACCCGCGAAGACGACGTACTCAGCGAGGCGGCGGTCAACGCCTTCGACAACTGCCTGGGCTGCCTCGCCTGCGTCAGCTCCTGCCCCTCGGGGGTGGCCTACGACGCGCTGATCGAGTCCACCCGCGCCGAGGTCGAGCAGGAGTACCGGCGCCCGGTGAGCGAACGGGTGCTGCGCGCGGCGATCTTCGCGCTGTTCCCCTACCGCCGGCGGCTGGAGCTGATGCGCTCCCCGCTGAAGGCGTACCAGGCCAGCGGGATGGCGAACCTGGTGCGCCGGTCCGGGCTGCTGGAGCGCATCTCGCCGACGCTGGCGACTATGGAACGCATCGCTCCGCCGATGACGGGCTCGGTGCCGCGCCTTCCGGAGGTCGTCCCGGCACGGGGGCGGCGCCGCGCCGTGGTGGGCATGCTCACCGGCTGCGTGCAAGGGGCGTTCTTTCCGCAGGTCAACACCGCCACGGCACGGGTACTGGCCAGTGAGGGCTGCGACGTCGTCATTCCCCGCGAGCAGGGCTGCTGCGGTGCACTGTCGTCCCACACCGGCCGCGCGGCCGAGGCCGCCGGCTTCGCCCGCGCCACCGTCGCCGCGTTCACCGCAGCCGGTGTCGATGTGGTGGTGGTCAACTCCGCCGGGTGCGGCGGCACGATGAAGCACTACGGGCGGCTGCTGGAGGAGGCCGGCGCAGACGCCGACGAGGTGCGCCGCGCCGAGCAGCTGTCCGCGCGGGTGGTGGACCTGGCCGAGTACCTGGCTTCGCTGGTCCCGCGGGCGAAACGCCACCCCCTGCCGGTGCGCGCCGCCTACCACGACGCCTGCCACCTCTCCCACGGCCAGCAGATCACCGCCCAGCCGCGCGAGTTGCTGCGCGCGATCCCCGAACTGGAGGTGGCCGACCTGCCCAACCCGGAGATCTGCTGCGGCTCGGCCGGCGTCTACAACCTGCTGCGCCCGCAGGCGGCTTCGGACCTGGGCGAACGCAAGAGCGAGGACGTCCGCTCAACCGGCGCCGACCTGCTCGTGGCGGGCAACCCCGGCTGCTCGCTGCAGATCGCCTCGGCCATGGAACGCGCCGGCACACCCATCTCGGTTGCCCACACGGCCCAGGTGCTCGACGCCTCGATCCGCGGCCTCGACGCGGGGGCGCTGTTGGGCCGCTGA
- a CDS encoding FAD-binding oxidoreductase produces the protein MTQEDTVANPETEALAEGGAVVREGTPGDAAAGRAPRYVARPPDTAAASALLAAAHRRGLTTVMRGHGTASDWGAPPERCDVVLETTALNGVEHAAGDLVVQVGAGTPLADLQAELAAAGQRLTLDALVPGGTVGGAVATGLSGPRRLLHGPLRDLIIGMTAIRADGVAASSGGRVVKNVAGYDLGKLHTGAFGTLGLITSVTFRLHPLPEALRTVGATAPNPETAQQWTRDVLASGTVPAAVELDWPETGPLTLRVLLEGAEGGIDARARAVADLMAGSGITEGRPAHWGVLPGEDEDTLLKVAVPISEVAEAARLLHEAAQRQHTTAAISGSAGAGVLFAALPASAHAESVDAVARSVRAAVDGSLTVARPAPALADADLDRWGEVPGLELMRSVKQRFDPHRLLAPGRFAGGI, from the coding sequence GCGAGGGCACCCCCGGCGACGCGGCCGCCGGACGCGCCCCCCGCTACGTCGCCCGGCCACCCGACACGGCCGCGGCGTCGGCGCTGCTGGCCGCCGCCCACCGGCGCGGCCTGACCACCGTGATGCGCGGACACGGCACGGCGTCCGACTGGGGCGCCCCGCCCGAACGCTGCGACGTCGTGCTGGAGACCACGGCGCTGAACGGCGTCGAGCACGCCGCCGGCGACCTCGTCGTCCAGGTCGGCGCCGGCACCCCGCTCGCGGACCTGCAGGCCGAGCTCGCCGCCGCCGGCCAGCGGCTCACCCTCGACGCGCTGGTTCCCGGCGGCACCGTCGGCGGAGCGGTGGCCACGGGGCTCTCCGGTCCGCGGCGACTGCTGCACGGGCCGCTGCGCGACCTCATCATCGGGATGACCGCCATCCGCGCCGACGGCGTGGCGGCCTCCTCCGGCGGCCGCGTCGTCAAGAACGTCGCAGGCTACGACCTGGGCAAACTACACACCGGGGCGTTCGGCACACTCGGCCTGATCACCTCGGTCACCTTCCGGCTGCATCCGCTGCCCGAGGCGCTGCGCACCGTCGGCGCCACCGCCCCAAACCCAGAGACGGCCCAACAGTGGACCCGCGACGTGCTGGCGTCGGGCACCGTGCCGGCGGCGGTCGAACTCGACTGGCCCGAGACCGGGCCGCTGACGCTGCGCGTACTGCTGGAGGGCGCCGAAGGCGGCATCGACGCCCGCGCCCGCGCCGTCGCCGACCTGATGGCGGGCTCCGGTATCACCGAAGGCCGCCCCGCCCACTGGGGAGTGCTGCCCGGTGAGGACGAGGACACCCTTCTCAAGGTCGCCGTGCCCATCAGCGAGGTCGCCGAGGCCGCCCGCCTGCTGCACGAGGCGGCCCAGCGGCAGCACACCACCGCCGCCATCAGCGGGTCGGCCGGGGCCGGTGTGCTCTTCGCCGCGCTGCCGGCCTCCGCGCACGCGGAGTCGGTCGATGCCGTGGCCCGCAGTGTGCGCGCGGCAGTGGACGGCAGCCTCACCGTCGCCCGTCCCGCGCCCGCCCTCGCCGACGCCGACCTGGACCGGTGGGGCGAGGTGCCCGGGCTGGAGCTGATGCGCTCCGTCAAGCAGCGGTTCGACCCCCACCGCCTGCTGGCCCCCGGCCGTTTCGCCGGCGGGATCTGA